Proteins found in one Phoenicibacter congonensis genomic segment:
- a CDS encoding (deoxy)nucleoside triphosphate pyrophosphohydrolase: MKTINVVAAVIVKNGTILATQRGYGEFEGGWEFPGGKIESGEKPKDAIIREIHEELGATIEVDEFLCQVEYDYPTFHLSMKTFLCKLCDPHFKLLEHHAAKWLTPTHLNEVDWLPADVQIVDLIREKGICGN; encoded by the coding sequence ATGAAAACTATCAACGTTGTTGCGGCAGTAATAGTCAAGAACGGAACAATCCTTGCAACACAAAGAGGCTACGGAGAATTTGAAGGCGGTTGGGAGTTTCCCGGTGGCAAAATTGAATCGGGAGAAAAACCAAAAGACGCCATCATTAGAGAAATCCACGAAGAACTAGGCGCCACAATAGAAGTCGATGAATTCCTTTGCCAGGTTGAATATGACTATCCCACATTTCATTTGAGCATGAAAACATTCCTATGCAAACTTTGTGACCCGCACTTCAAACTTCTTGAACATCACGCAGCCAAATGGCTTACACCAACTCATTTAAATGAAGTTGACTGGCTCCCTGCAGACGTGCAAATCGTGGATTTAATCAGAGAAAAAGGTATTTGTGGTAATTAA
- a CDS encoding phosphoribosyltransferase family protein, with protein MEYTIDIAGLKRDLTLFPVSEDTMIGALILFGDVELTTYCAAELLKRAPEFDIILTAEAKSIPLAYEMARESGMNDYVVARKSQKVYMGDIVQAKLQSITTKGEQKLYLGKSDFKKLANRRVLIVDDVVSTGESLRALENLADAAHANIVGKMAILEEGDSQNRADVITLGELPLFDHNGQPK; from the coding sequence GTGGAATATACAATTGACATTGCAGGGCTGAAGCGCGATTTAACTCTGTTTCCTGTGAGTGAAGATACGATGATTGGCGCTCTCATTTTGTTTGGGGATGTTGAGCTGACGACATATTGCGCGGCTGAGCTTTTAAAGCGCGCACCTGAATTTGACATCATTTTGACCGCTGAGGCAAAAAGCATTCCTCTTGCATATGAAATGGCGCGTGAGAGTGGAATGAACGATTACGTTGTCGCTCGCAAGTCTCAAAAGGTTTACATGGGAGACATCGTCCAGGCAAAACTTCAATCTATCACCACAAAAGGTGAGCAGAAGCTCTATCTTGGAAAATCTGACTTCAAAAAGCTCGCAAACAGGCGAGTGTTGATTGTGGATGACGTTGTTAGCACTGGCGAATCACTTCGTGCGCTTGAGAATCTTGCCGATGCCGCTCATGCGAACATTGTTGGAAAGATGGCAATTCTTGAGGAGGGCGATTCTCAGAATCGCGCTGACGTTATCACGCTCGGCGAACTCCCTCTTTTTGACCACAATGGCCAACCGAAATAG
- a CDS encoding NAD(P)H-hydrate epimerase, with protein sequence MEPILTVQQMRELDEFVINRDDAAQSLMRKAGEALAEELLPFKSIAIVCGSGNNGGDGYAATYALQEKHQLDGKFITIFYTKEPKSPESIFFFEGINSEDIKLEQFSTDEGVKNILAESDCIVDCLLGTGFSGVPRGDIKDAIEIVNEVKLAHPEITVLSMDINSGVNGDTGEGVIGVNSDITLSIGYKKRGMITSEFSKWSKKVVNKNIGYELSKDNFKPFDSPDDILWVE encoded by the coding sequence ATGGAACCAATATTGACGGTGCAACAGATGCGAGAGCTGGACGAATTTGTAATTAACCGCGATGATGCTGCCCAAAGTTTAATGAGAAAAGCTGGTGAGGCGCTAGCGGAAGAGCTTTTGCCGTTCAAAAGCATTGCGATTGTGTGCGGAAGCGGCAACAATGGCGGCGATGGATATGCTGCCACATATGCGTTGCAAGAAAAACATCAGCTGGACGGCAAATTCATCACGATTTTCTACACCAAGGAACCTAAGAGCCCTGAATCAATTTTCTTTTTCGAAGGGATAAATTCAGAAGACATAAAATTAGAGCAATTCTCCACTGATGAGGGCGTCAAAAATATACTTGCAGAAAGTGATTGCATAGTCGATTGCCTGCTAGGAACTGGATTTTCAGGAGTTCCTCGCGGAGACATAAAAGATGCTATTGAGATTGTAAATGAGGTCAAGCTGGCGCACCCTGAAATCACGGTACTCAGCATGGACATCAACAGTGGAGTTAATGGCGACACTGGTGAAGGTGTAATTGGAGTTAACAGCGACATCACGTTATCGATTGGCTACAAAAAACGCGGCATGATTACTTCTGAGTTTTCAAAATGGTCAAAAAAAGTTGTCAACAAGAACATAGGATATGAGTTATCAAAAGACAACTTCAAGCCATTTGACTCACCCGATGATATCTTATGGGTTGAGTAG
- a CDS encoding DUF1643 domain-containing protein: MRHVPKSTTKECDCLSFDEALAQALVENVEYDVEKWLYVPNTYCEYRYVLGTRGANPLIVVGVNPSTAAPDALDPTLQSAERIAHSNGYDSFLMLNVYPQRATDPNDMEKNRNSFLEKENVEAFKYLLSLSPSKDVWCAWGNVVSKRGYLRDCVNDLVAAGDEAGANWLCSGEPLKSGNPHHPLYLKASTRLQPFFPN; this comes from the coding sequence TTGAGGCACGTTCCAAAATCAACAACTAAGGAGTGCGATTGCCTCTCGTTTGATGAGGCACTTGCGCAAGCACTTGTTGAGAATGTTGAATATGATGTAGAAAAATGGCTATATGTGCCCAACACCTACTGCGAATATCGCTATGTTTTGGGCACTCGTGGTGCGAACCCGTTGATTGTAGTTGGGGTTAATCCATCAACAGCGGCGCCAGATGCTCTTGATCCCACGTTACAGTCTGCTGAGCGCATTGCTCATTCAAATGGCTACGATTCTTTTTTGATGCTTAATGTGTATCCTCAACGAGCGACTGACCCAAATGACATGGAAAAAAATCGAAACTCTTTTCTTGAGAAAGAAAACGTGGAGGCATTTAAATATCTGCTCAGTCTTTCGCCAAGCAAGGATGTTTGGTGTGCATGGGGTAATGTCGTTTCCAAGCGAGGATATTTGCGTGATTGCGTGAACGACCTGGTAGCGGCGGGAGATGAAGCTGGTGCTAACTGGCTTTGCTCTGGAGAACCTCTAAAGTCTGGCAATCCGCATCACCCGCTTTATTTAAAAGCATCGACACGGCTACAACCTTTTTTTCCAAACTAG